One genomic window of Nicotiana sylvestris chromosome 10, ASM39365v2, whole genome shotgun sequence includes the following:
- the LOC104238113 gene encoding elongation factor 1-delta 1-like: MAVAFHNLNSDSGLKKLDEYLLTRSYISGYQASKDDITVYSYLAKAPSAEYVNASRWYKHIDALLRISGVSGEGAGVTVEGSAPITEEAVATPPAADTKASAAEEEDDDDDDDVDLFGEETEEEKKAAEERAAAVKASGKKKESGKSSVLLDVKPWDDETDMKKLEEAVRSVQMEGLTYGASKLVPVGYGIKKLQIMLTIVDDLVSVDDLIENYFTVEPINEYVQSCDIVAFNKI, encoded by the exons ATGGCTGTTGCATTCCACAACCTCAACTCTGATTCTGGTCTCAAAAAGCTTGATGAGTACCTCTTGACCCGCAGTTACATCTCCGG GTACCAAGCCTCGAAGGATGATATCACTGTGTATTCATATCTAGCAAAAGCCCCATCAGCTGAATATGTGAATGCATCTAGGTGGTATAAGCACATCGATGCACTTTTGAGAATCTC TGGTGTATCCGGCGAAGGTGCCGGTGTCACTGTAGAGGGATCTGCACCAATCACCGAGGAGGCAGTGGCAACTCCTCCTGCTGCTGACACTAAG GCCTCagctgctgaagaagaagatgatgatgatgatgatgacgtTGACCTATTTGGTGAGGAAACTGAAGAGGAAAAGAAGGCTGCTGAAGAACGTGCTGCAGCAGTTAAGGCTTcagggaagaagaaagaat CTGGCAAGTCCTCAGTTCTCTTGGATGTCAAGCCATGGGATGATGAGACTGATATGAAGAAGCTTGAAGAAGCTGTTCGAAGTGTTCAGATGGAAGGATTGACTTATGGAGCAT CTAAACTTGTTCCTGTTGGATATGGTATTAAGAAGCTGCAAATCATGCTTACCATTGTGGATGACTTGGTCTCTGTGGATGATCTCATTGAGAATTATTTTACAGTTGAACCTATCAATGAGTATGTTCAGAGCTGTGATATTGTTGCTTTCAACAAAATAT GA